The sequence TTGATCATCTTGAAGAATTCTGTTGCGTATTCATCAACCGTTCGTGATCCTTGTCGTAAGTTCTGGAATTTCTGAAACATCAGTTCGTCGTAGTTATACGGGAGAAAGTTTTGTTGCATCTCCTGTTTCAATTGATTCCATGAAGTGATTTCAGCGTGGCTGAGGCGGGCAGGGGTTGTCTTGACTTGATATTACCATGCGGCTGCTCTTTCTCCGAAAGGGATGGCAATGAGAGGAACACATTGATCATGCGGGATTTGATTAAACTCTAGTATCTCTTCCACAGTTACAAACCATACCAACAGTTCTTCAGGGACGGTTGAACCATTGAATTCAGGAAAAGCAAGTGTGAAATAGGATCTCCAAGCCGAATTAGTGTTATCGTCATCTGAATCTGAATCATGGTTGCGACGGCGTGGATTCTGTTGTCGAAGGGGGGCGAATGAGTTATCATCCTCGTCCGAATCTTCATGATCAGAGGGTTGGTTGTTGCGACGGGGGTGAAGTGTGGTGGCGTGTTGTTGAGTTGTTAAGGCCGTAACGGCAGCGACAAGGTTGTTGACTTGTTGCTGTAAGCCGTTAACGGACTGTTGAGTAGCTGGAATATCATCGTTAGCTTAATATTGCTGATTACGAATTTTCTGGACCATCGTAGCGGTTGAGAAAGTTTTGTAGCGTAGCAGAACTCGTAGCAGAACTCTGATACCAACATGGCGCAGCGTACGATTGGGTGAACGGTCTATCTATGAACTTTAGGGTTCTTCGAGACCtgctcttggatcgatcgagaGTTTCTTTCGATAGTTTCTTGAGACCAACTTCCTATTTGATGAATTGAATCAAATCGAACAAgatattcaaaacaaaaactctatattATAAACTCAAACGTatcaaacaaagaaaacaaagctCTGTTTATATACATCTGTTAGAACAAACCttaaaaagataaagataacATAAACGTCTTTCGAAAAAAAGCCCAAAACTAGTCAATAAATAGGAAGTAATATTACcgtaaaaaaaaggaaataatattaaaaaccaaaaccataaGATAATGGACTTCGAATCACTTTGGAGGTTTTAGCCAATTTTTCAAGCGTCAAACATTTATTATAGTATGTTTACTAGTAACAAGctcatatatgtaaataaagaAAATCCTCTCCCACTAAATTCGTTGTTGGCGTCAATTCCGTTTACTTATCCATCCACTATCCTACAGTAACAACTAACAAATCATTTGGTTAGACTGTAACAGTAGAAAATTTACTTCAGAATTTAGTCTgttggatttttttatttagttttaagagatgtaactttaaaattttctacagACAAAAAGATGAGActttagaaaataagaattttacagctattttttttgttttttggctgtaattttaattttttggttgtagctttaaaaactaactagattttgacccgcgcttgaaaagcgcggatttattggattatattataatacaaagtctTATTGTatcgaaaaatataaattttaacagttatataatctatgaattagtttatttgagattttatatgtacacttttacgtaagtttcttttaggcatgagaattatatccggATTAAAAAAtgaaccgacccgaaaatataggtttagttcaggtCCTGAGAAGATACCCTATTGGGTTTTTTTTGAACCCGTAGGTCTTTGTTTGAGTCTGGGTCCTACCTTAGacccgatcataaatatgttgtggttattaggtatatttggatatttcaaatatgtttccggtattatggatatttttctaagtttttggtttatgattatagtttttgatttcaggtaaatttacaaattaaaataaaatttggttatttgaataaaattttggatatttttcagttcatcatgtcagattttgaatttttaggtatttgaattttttgggtatttgtttggagtttcaagtacattattgtacaaaaacatggttgatgaaatatttttctgagaAAAAGtatcataagaaataatattaggatctgttaaaaatatttaaaatattgtatggttagaatgattaatggtatcaccaaaaaataataaatagttatacatgactccaaaaactttttatattatatttttaaaaacttcttctcttttagtagttttgattcatttttaagtgaaaagtatataaaagtataatatctaaaccaataattttcaaaatcgtgAATAATCAATACTGATATCGTGAAGTCGGGTTAGCTTTAACAGAACCAATGAATTTCTACATTTTTGAAGGtaacatgaatattcagaaaactcatttttaaatatgaaaatatctatcaaactatagacttttgaaagtttagtatatgatatgagattttagtgggaaattttatatatgatatgattactttattataaaggAAAGAGGAAGTTaaaatgtacacatatatgtcgtgtaacttctcttgctttaaatcatatattatatgataaaagtgataatataaaacattagtttcaatgaTTTTAcgaataaaaatcaaaatggtaaatatagtaatagtaatgattaGAATTTAGGAGTGggatttgaataaataaaggaattaaataaattattgttagagaaatatatggtaacatattgttagtctaaatttaaggtaagaccaaaaaaataatgagttaaatgaaagggtccaaacaactttcataggtagattttttaatactccttcccttttaatagtattgatataaaACATGATTGGTGGTTTTTATGATTGTTGATAAAAGTTAAAGCTAAAGTCACTTGTTACATCTCAACCAATCATCCCATGTCACTTGACTTTGGGAAGTATAAATTCAGTTTGACATgctatttaagaaaatttcagTTTGCCATGCTGCTTTTGTTAATAtttaggtgatgattgtttcagtagtttttggtttttagattttggtttttggttttcagcttttggtttttggtttttggttttcagcttttggattttggtttttggttttgctgtaatttttttatttttcaaaaattaattaatacattcctttaaaataatacaacaaaatagcaataaatatttagattttacaatgaaaatttatcaaaatactgtattattattttaaaataaattaaaataacatattttaattattatatttttatcaaaatatattatagtgaaatataaatcataaaatatatataaattacaccaaaaatattaaattttgaaactacttagaaacttttcttatataaattattttaatttttaaaacttgaatatcaatagtttttcttatataaatattataaattatataaaaataaaaatacataaaatttagaaatataaatattataaattatttaaatttttaatattttaaaactaaaattttataaaataagcaACACATtgtcttaaaataatattttttttaaattaccattaaaattaatcaaaatacaatggctgttatttaaaataaaaacattaccatgttttaaattattttatttttaagtgttATACTTAAATActaataaaatatctataaattaaaaaaaattaaaatattttaaaattttgaaactatttataaattttattacatcaaatatttttttcttttttagaacTTGAATGGCTATTTctcaaattaatataatatattgtattaataaaatattttaaattttctaatttttagttgttgtttagtatgtataataaaattattcaatactttatttatagatattaataattaattagttaCATCAAATACTGAaattatcaatatttatttacatatatgaaacacataaattattttacattaatgtTAAATGGTAAACAAATTGTATGGGAATTTTATCTTTATGATGATTGTTTtagtagtttttagttttagtttttggtttttagattttagtttttggtttttagattttggtttttggttttcagcttttggtttttggtttttggtttttagatttagattttggcTTTTGCTTTTgcagtatttttttatttttgtaaaaattaattaatgagtTACTTTGaaataatacaacaaaatagaaataagtatttatatttacaattaaaattatcaaaatattgtgataattattttaaattaaaatataataacatattttaattattatagctttattaaaaattatattataataaaatatttatcataaaatttatataaattgcaaaaaaataaaaatatttaaaagtttgaaactacttagaaatttttcttatataaattatttttaattttatgaacttatatagcaatattttttttaatattataaattatataaaaaaaatacttaaaattttgaaactaattataaaatttctcatataaattatttatattttcttaaaattgaatggctatttttatttttcatgactaatacaatatattgtattactaaaacatattatgtttttataattttagttatttttaatatgactagtaattattaaaattattctattattttatatagagaaattaataactaagttttaatattaattaatattatttataaactatataaatttattttacagatATTAAACACAAATAAGTTATATCacattattgtttaaattatagCTAATGTACTGAAAATTGTatgattatttatctttatgaaaatgttatttattaattattaattaattaaatgttgTAGTTtctatccaaaaaaaaatcaaaattcgtttttccttttaaaagctcacaaaagttggtttttggtttttattcacaaattggttaaacttttcaaaaactagtttccctaaattttagggaatctatttATTAGAAATCTTGATTGGCAAATCAAATGGtttctacaaaaacaaaaactaaaaactaaaacttgattggatgaaaaatggtttttgcaaaaacaaaaaccaaaaactaaagcaaaaaccacaaacaatcaacctcttaattattaattaattaaaatatagtattttatataaaataaacaaaattcgtttttacATTGAAAACCCACAAAAGTTGGTTTTTGGCTTTTCTTCATAAATTGGTTGAAATTTTGgaaaactagtttccctaaattttagggaatctatttgttaaaaaaaacttgattggcAAGTGAAatggtttttacaaaaacaaaaactaaaagctaaaacttgattggataaaaaatggtttttacaaaaacaaaaaccaaaaactaaaccaaaaactaCAAACAATCAAGTTGGGCTTTCGAAATAAAAGTATAAAGTAAGAGATGAAGTAGCATGTCAAGATGCTATGAAACATcctaaaatattaacaaaagtaGTAGCATGTTAAGATGCTATGTAATATCTCAAGACATTAACAAAAGCTTATTTAGAGAACCTTAATGAAGAAAGGCATGCCCGATCatggaaaagaaagaaaaggtaaTGTTGAATATATAGTAGAAGGAATCTACTGTCCTGAACCTTGACCTTCCTTTGCAGCCTTGTATATCTCATCAATCACATTCTGTCGATAAAGAAAGAGATTTAATACCAATATTAATAAACTCAAAACCAtaagtgatttaaaaattacttgATAGTATTTGAGCAATTGAGGCCTCTTCTTTTTGTAGGTAGGAGTAAGAAGATCTCTTTCAATGTCGAAAGCCACCGGTTCCAAATGAACAGCTCTAATGATCTCAAAACCTTTCAACTACAAATGCAAAGAATTAAAAAGACAGAAGAAGACAAGAGAAAAgcttaaataaagaaaaagaagaagaagaaaaccttTCTCTCTCTGCCTGCCTTAACAAGTTCTCCAAGTATGAATGCTTTTGCTTTTGCATTTTGACAGATAGAGTTGAAGTCTCCATCAACTCCGTTCTCTACGGCCCAGCTTTCAAGAGTTCGCTGAGTCGGGTTAACAACTGCGATAAGGAAGGACTCAAAGCTGTTCCCATACACCCATACCTATATAAAACAATCATATTGATGGAAATCTGCTGATGATCAAAGAACAATATCAAAAAGAATAATAGATCAGTGAGCTAAAGTTCTGACTTACTGAATCAATGGCCTCTACTTGACCGTAGACGTTTTCTAAACTCTCAACTGCAACATACTCTCCTTGAGCTAGTTTGAATATGTTCTTTTTCCGGTCAATTATCTTCATGCTTCCATCTGGTTGCCACTCACCAACATCACCTggtgacatatatatattagatattgTAAGAAAATATAAGCAAATGAAGAAAAACTACATTTTGGCAATGATAACAAATAGTTTAAAAACCTGTGTGAAACCATCCATCAATAAGAACCTCTTTTGTGAGGTCTTCACGTTTGTGGTACCCAGAAAAAAGGGTTTTCCCACGGATGCAGATTTCGCCCCGCGGGGTACTTCCAAGAGCATCATATTCCATGTCCGGTACAGATTCCAGGCGTATATCTACGTTTGGCACAGGTGGACCAACTGTACCAAGCATGTCCAGGTCGTCTGGGAACGTGACAAATGTTCCAGCACAGCTCTCAGTTAGACCTACACCAAGGTAACAATCAtaagagaaaatatatttttacctaACGGAAGCTCTTTTAGGTCGAAAAAGTTACCATATCCTTGTAGAACATGACAACATGCCACAACTCTAAGAAATGACTCTATGTGACTAGCAAGAGGAGCTGCTCCAGATAGAATAATCCTCACATTTCCTCCCAGTCCTTGTTTAACCttgacagagagaaagagattatTCGAAAAGAAGTTTTAGCTAGTGTGAAGCCTAAAAACACTttcagataattttttttttttttgagaagttGCTACCTTGTTGAAGACAAGTTTGTCACAGAATGGAGCGGCCGCGACGTGAGACTGTCCCTTCTTCATATTTCCAAATTTACTGAGGAGGGTTTCGATATGTTAGATCAAGAAACGTTTAACACAAGTTATAAGTTACAGTCAGAGAAAGCCTGACTTACTAGGAAAATGCAACATTGAaaaccttcttcttgaagaaaCCGCCAACAGATAATTTCTGCTGCAGCCCTATTGGAGCATGATTAGTTAGCATTTAAGTGGTTGAAGATATCTCAATACCAAAATAGTCGAAAGTACCTGTGTATACTCGGTCTAGGACACGGGGAACAGCACAGAAAATACTTGGCTTTAGCTCCCCAAGGTCTTCAATCAACAGCTTGACATCCTTAGGACAAAACATAGACATATGAATAATATCAAACAAGTTCATACATGGTATATAGTATCagattatcaaaattttgagctgTACTTACCCCGCGCCAGAAACCAATTGAACCACCCACTTGAATGATACATTCCTCGATAGCCAGGTCAAAGACGTGAGCAAGAGGAAGATACGAAATATATACATCCTTCTCAGTTAGCTGTAGAAAAATGTAGTTTAAGATTGCCGTTTTTGCTTAAGAATGATGACAGAGGGAATGAAGAAACTCACTGATTCGTTCACACTCTGTAGGAAATGCATCACTCCAGTTGTTATAGTAACAATGCTCTCGTTTGAAATTAGAACTCCCTTTGGGTCACCAGTGGTTCCGCTAGTATACATAATCGTGCATATGTCACTTTTCTTTTTAACCGGAAGCTCATATTGTTTACCTTCACCCTAccatagacaaaaaaaaaacaaagtcaaAATCAGAACTTGGTATATGTAATAGATATCATACTATATGTGAATAATcatcattaaaaatattgaaaaagagACAAGTAAAGAAGTCAAGAAATGCAAATGAAAGTGTCCTACCAACTTCAAGAACTCATCCCAAGCATGTATTACCAAACCCAACTTTTCAGCTTCTTCTTTCTGTTCCGGTTTGACGCCACCAAAGCTCACAACAGCTTGCATTTGTAATCAAACACATTTCATCATTACCAACACAAGCATATAAGGTAAAATGGTAAATCATTCGATAAGTATGACTCACTCTTCATATATTTTGTAGAGTTTGGACATGTCTTAAAAAGCTgacaatgaaacaaaaaaaaggaagttaACTTCACAGAATAGctgtaaaaaaaatacaagaagATTGactttttttcagaaaaaacaGAGATAAACACATGACGCAAGTGAAGATACCTCAGGGATTTTCTTCTCCTCCACAAAAGCAATTGCAACCTCTGCGTGAGAAATAATGAACTCCACTGCACCAGCGCCTGTGTTCAAAACCAGACAGTTAATACGCTAGAAAGACTCGGAATAGTAGAATcaccaaaaaaatatgttttagctAGAGAAGGCGAACCTAATGTATCGTATAGAGGGATACAATAGAGGCCGTGTGCATTACAGGCCTGCATCATGAGAAGAAGTTACACCTTTTGAATCTTTTAAAAGTAAAAGCAATCACACGACATTAgcaaagtttatatattttaacgtACCTCCATGCTTATGATCCATTCAGGACAATTTGCACCATAGATACCACATTTTCCTCCCTAAATTTCCCACATATCAGGCAATTATGACACAGaagattgtatatatatatgaatattaacCTCCTCAAACCCGCAGCTGCGAAGAGAATTCCCAAGTTTAATGACAATGTCATATACTTCTTTGTATGTTTTCCACTCGTACTTTCCTGcctgagaagaagaagacaagaaaTGCGAGTCTATCAACTCGAAAACATTACCACAAAGCtaaaattcaaactaaatacaaaagaaaagtaACACCTTTTCGTTCACAATCTCACGTTGGCCAAGCATTCGGTTGTTTGGATATTTCTCAACAGCCGTGCTGCATGCAatatggaaaagaaaaaaattaacgaGGTTTGCGTACAACTACAAGACAACTTGCTGTTATAAATACCCAGAGATAGGATTAAATAATAtacttataaattttgtatatcaTTTGTTGATTCATATTGTGAACCATATGTTGCCTAGTCATGTTTCCAGAACATGAAAAAGCTACGTACCATTCAATCCCTTTTTCACAATCAAGGATCAGTACAATTCCACAAAATTAGAATCTTCTAGAAATGACAATGCAACAATCACGGATCAAAAGTTCCAGAGAAGAGGAAGGAATCTTACCGGAAAATATCCCAACAGCTGTGGATACCGTCGATCGGGTCAGGGAATCCGTCTTTGGCCAAAGTACTGCGATAGACAGGACCAATGGAGGGTTTTCCATCGGTGGCTTCCTTAGCAGCTTCCACCTCGTAGATGAATCTCTTCTCTGACGTCATCTCTGTGCTCTTTCTCTCCCTTCTCCCTCGTGACTACCGATCGCTGTATTTGAAATCATAATATTCATTACTGAGTTCGCGGCTTAAAACCCGGTGGTGACGGAGACCATCTCCAACTCCATTTTCTTGGTTATTGGCCCATTTTTATCCCAGTTTTACGGCCCAGTATAGGCTCAATATTGTGATACCGAACCCCAAACTCCAAACTCATCATAATCCGATACAAGACATCTGTGTTATAAACTGTCAAAGTCCGCGCAcattttctatttctaaatatagtaatagtatattttttaaacgtCTAGTTAATTATACTATGTAGTATGTACATAGACGATTCTACGGCTGATAATTCTACAACTTTATAAGAATATACGTCTGGCTGCAACTCTTCGAGCCACCTTACGATATCTATGTCCGATAGTACCCCTGCACTATGTTGAAGATcttttgtaactttttttttcgtAATCTGCATAATTTAGATCTTTCTGGGTTTGAATTCCGAACCTCTTGGTGTACAAACATTAATGAATCCTTagtatatttgttttaatatatcatattttaaatattttcaagacATTTTTTCTATAAGTATTTTTGAGTTTAGTATTAAATTACATGTTTGAtatgttgttatattttaaaaacaatacgTGGGGTTTGCAAAGTgctcaaataaatttataaatggtGTTTACTATGTGGCATATTTTCACTTCAGAAAATGGAACTGTCGGAAATTCTCATTCTCTTGATATATTGGTGATGTTGGACAAAGAAAAACTTGCCATTTACTGTGTTCTCTAACAGAAGTGAACTAAGGTTACGTTGTCACCTCTTTTGTTATTTGGCTTGTTGTATGTAGGAGTGTACACCAGTCCTCTACTTGTGTTTGTAACTCAttcaaaactatattaaaaatagaGCTCAAAGGTACATTTTTGGTGGTGCGTTTTTGTGAATGTGAAGCAATAGATGGTTTTAAAGAAAGTGGTTCCAGACTTCTCTCATTTCCGGCATATCTCTGTCTAGTTTGTTCAGTTTTTTTCATTCTCTCCATATCTCACTTAAGTCTTCTATTTTCCTTCGTTGTTACAACACGCTGTTATGCACAGGAATTTACAATTACAATAGGATAATGAATAGAAAAGAGAGTAATAAAATAACCTGGGTAACTCGATGTAACATTCCTCTACGGCTCTACTTGTTCATTAATCATAAACAAGATGGTGTGTTCGTGATGATATGTTAGCGCTAAGTTTTATATCACCAAACTCTCGACAAAATTTTGCCTAATGTTTTCAAACTAATGGCGGGATTCATGTTGAACTAtgagtaaaaaaaattgttatgatttttgtatattttttttgttagatcaCGAAAATATAAGTACCATGAGCATACGGAACATCTACATTTATAGATATTATTTAGAtttgaattatattattttaatatattctagGTGAAAAATTTACCATTGCACATACTTTTAGTTACATTTCACATACTTTAAGCTGGGCACATACTTTCCTCTTGTTACTTACCTAAAAACCTCTTATCTCTTGTATAATAAATCACAAGTCACTTAGCCAATTAAATTCTGACATATAAGAtatgtttacaattttttaaaaacaaaataatgttgAAAAAAAACTGTAGGCgaggaaaaaaaattgtagcaACGGCTTCTATAAACAAAATCCACTAAGAGCACTGCACTACACACGATCATCCTTCCTCCACAGTTTTTTATCTTCTCAGTTCCTATAAATTCGACACACACTTGGATATAGCCTGTAATTACTCAAAAGAGACGCTTCCGTGATAGGTGATATATTAATCATTCAAAAGGAGTAAAGGACATAGCCTGTAATCAAGTAAATTCGATAAGTATTTGAATCTTATCAAATGTTTGCAATCTCTAAATGGAGGCGTGATGTTTGTTAAACAAATTGTAACTTTGAAACAACAATGTCAAATTGTAACTTTTTGCTTTgttcatatcaaataatttataccTTCAAAATAATGTGCATCCATCTATATTATAtttctaagaaaataaaatactcCC is a genomic window of Brassica napus cultivar Da-Ae chromosome A2, Da-Ae, whole genome shotgun sequence containing:
- the LOC106398733 gene encoding long chain acyl-CoA synthetase 5 isoform X1, encoding MTSEKRFIYEVEAAKEATDGKPSIGPVYRSTLAKDGFPDPIDGIHSCWDIFRTAVEKYPNNRMLGQREIVNEKAGKYEWKTYKEVYDIVIKLGNSLRSCGFEEGGKCGIYGANCPEWIISMEACNAHGLYCIPLYDTLGAGAVEFIISHAEVAIAFVEEKKIPELFKTCPNSTKYMKTVVSFGGVKPEQKEEAEKLGLVIHAWDEFLKLGEGKQYELPVKKKSDICTIMYTSGTTGDPKGVLISNESIVTITTGVMHFLQSVNESLTEKDVYISYLPLAHVFDLAIEECIIQVGGSIGFWRGDVKLLIEDLGELKPSIFCAVPRVLDRVYTGLQQKLSVGGFFKKKVFNVAFSYKFGNMKKGQSHVAAAPFCDKLVFNKVKQGLGGNVRIILSGAAPLASHIESFLRVVACCHVLQGYGLTESCAGTFVTFPDDLDMLGTVGPPVPNVDIRLESVPDMEYDALGSTPRGEICIRGKTLFSGYHKREDLTKEVLIDGWFHTGDVGEWQPDGSMKIIDRKKNIFKLAQGEYVAVESLENVYGQVEAIDSVWVYGNSFESFLIAVVNPTQRTLESWAVENGVDGDFNSICQNAKAKAFILGELVKAGRERKLKGFEIIRAVHLEPVAFDIERDLLTPTYKKKRPQLLKYYQNVIDEIYKAAKEGQGSGQ
- the LOC106398733 gene encoding long chain acyl-CoA synthetase 5 isoform X2 translates to MTSEKRFIYEVEAAKEATDGKPSIGPVYRSTLAKDGFPDPIDGIHSCWDIFRTAVEKYPNNRMLGQREIVNEKAGKYEWKTYKEVYDIVIKLGNSLRSCGFEEGGKCGIYGANCPEWIISMEACNAHGLYCIPLYDTLGAGAVEFIISHAEVAIAFVEEKKIPELFKTCPNSTKYMKTVVSFGGVKPEQKEEAEKLGLVIHAWDEFLKLGEGKQYELPVKKKSDICTIMYTSGTTGDPKGVLISNESIVTITTGVMHFLQSVNESLTEKDVYISYLPLAHVFDLAIEECIIQVGGSIGFWRGDVKLLIEDLGELKPSIFCAVPRVLDRVYTGLQQKLSVGGFFKKKVFNVAFSYKFGNMKKGQSHVAAAPFCDKLVFNKVKQGLGGNVRIILSGAAPLASHIESFLRVVACCHVLQGYGLTESCAGTFVTFPDDLDMLGTVGPPVPNVDIRLESVPDMEYDALGSTPRGEICIRGKTLFSGYHKREDLTKEVLIDGWFHTGDVGEWQPDGSMKIIDRKKNIFKLAQGEYVAVESLENVYGQVEAIDSVWVYGNSFESFLIAVVNPTQRTLESWAVENGVDGDFNSICQNAKAKAFILGELVKAGRERKVLRSLELFIWNRWLSTLKEIFLLLPTKRRGLNCSNTIKM